In the Desulfofalx alkaliphila DSM 12257 genome, TGCATACCTACAATTTCCAGCTCGTCCTGTACCTTAACTTGACCCCGCTCAACACGACCGGTGGCTACGGTACCACGTCCGGTAATTGAGAATACGTCCTCAACGGGCATCAAGAAGGGCTTGTCGCGCTCACGCTCTGGGGTGGGGATGTAGTTGTCTACGTTATCCATCAGTTCCCAGATTTTTGAACACCATTCACATTCTCTGCTGCCGCAGGAGCATTCCAGGGCCTTTAAGGCAGAACCTGCAACGATTGGGGTGTCGTCGCCGGGGAAGTCATAGGCTGACAGCAGTTCGCGCACTTCCATGTCAACCAGTTCCAGCAGTTCTTCGTCGTCTACCATGTCTGCCTTGTTCAAGAATACGCAGATGTAGGGCACGCCCACCTGACGGGACAGCAAAATGTGCTCACGGGTTTGGGGCATGGGACCGTCTGCGGCTGATACAACCAATATGGCTCCGTCCATCTGGGCAGCACCGGTAATCATGTTCTTAACATAGTCGGCGTGACCAGGGCAGTCAACGTGTGCATAGTGACGGTTTTCAGTTTCATACTCAACGTGTGAGGTGTTGATGGTGATACCGCGCTCCCTTTCTTCCGGAGCATTGTCAATTTCATCATACTTTTTAAGTTGTGCGCCACCGGCGGAGGCCAGCACTGAAGTAATAGCAGCGGTCAGTGTGGTTTTACCGTGGTCAACGTGACCGATGGTTCCAATATTTACGTGCACCTTATTCCGCTCAAATTTTTCCTTTGCCATTGGTAACTCTCCTCCTTGGGAAAAAAATTAAATATTAAGTGTTAATTTAAAACTTAGCCTTGATGAGAAATAATATCCTCAGCTATGTTTTTAGGAACTTCTTCATAGTGAGAGAACTGCATTGTATACTGCCCTCTACCCTGGGTTCTGGAACGCAGTTCAG is a window encoding:
- a CDS encoding elongation factor Tu, producing MAKEKFERNKVHVNIGTIGHVDHGKTTLTAAITSVLASAGGAQLKKYDEIDNAPEERERGITINTSHVEYETENRHYAHVDCPGHADYVKNMITGAAQMDGAILVVSAADGPMPQTREHILLSRQVGVPYICVFLNKADMVDDEELLELVDMEVRELLSAYDFPGDDTPIVAGSALKALECSCGSRECEWCSKIWELMDNVDNYIPTPERERDKPFLMPVEDVFSITGRGTVATGRVERGQVKVQDELEIVGM